A genomic segment from uncultured Alistipes sp. encodes:
- the hutH gene encoding histidine ammonia-lyase, with translation MEIHHISTARLTIGRVREILERHLPIDLGADARRRIVRCREYLDRKMENPDRPIYGITTGFGSLCDISIGRGDLAQLQRNLVMSHACGTGERVPSEIVRLILLFKIQSLAYGHSGVQLATVERLVEFFNRGILPVVYQQGSLGASGDLAPLAHLSLPLLGLGEVEYKGEVRPAGEVLDELGWQPIELQSKAGLALLNGTQFMSAYGVWSVIAAQRLSGWADRIGALSLDAFDGRIEPFCDEVHRVRPHKGQRETARVIRTLLEGSELIARPKKHVQDPYSFRCIPQVHGASKDTIDYVAGVLETEINSPTDNPTVFPEEDMVVSAGNFHGQPIALAMDFLAIALAELGNISERRTYQLISGARELPKFLVANPGLNSGFMIPQYTAASIVSQTKGLCMPASVDSIPSSQGQEDHVSMGSNAATKLWRVVGNTERVLAIELFNAAQALEFRRPARTSPVLERLVAEYRRRVPFIDNDQVMYPHIAASVEFLREQR, from the coding sequence ATGGAAATTCATCATATCTCGACGGCGCGGCTGACCATTGGCCGTGTCCGTGAAATCCTCGAACGCCACCTGCCGATCGACCTGGGCGCCGATGCCAGACGGCGCATCGTCCGCTGCCGTGAATACCTCGACCGCAAGATGGAGAACCCCGACCGCCCGATTTACGGCATCACGACCGGGTTCGGGTCGCTGTGCGACATCTCGATCGGCCGCGGGGACCTCGCGCAGCTGCAGCGCAATCTGGTCATGTCCCACGCCTGTGGAACCGGGGAGCGCGTTCCCTCGGAGATCGTCCGGCTGATCCTCCTCTTCAAGATCCAGTCGCTGGCCTACGGACATTCGGGTGTGCAGCTGGCAACGGTCGAACGGCTCGTGGAGTTTTTCAACCGCGGCATCCTGCCCGTCGTCTACCAGCAGGGATCGTTGGGCGCTTCGGGCGACCTGGCTCCGCTGGCCCACCTGAGCCTGCCGCTGCTGGGTCTCGGCGAGGTCGAATACAAGGGTGAGGTCCGTCCCGCGGGCGAGGTCCTCGACGAGTTGGGCTGGCAGCCCATCGAGCTGCAGTCGAAAGCCGGGCTGGCCCTGCTCAACGGCACACAGTTCATGAGTGCCTACGGCGTCTGGTCGGTGATCGCCGCACAGCGGCTGAGCGGGTGGGCCGACCGTATCGGCGCCCTTTCGCTCGACGCCTTCGACGGCCGCATCGAACCCTTCTGCGACGAAGTGCACCGCGTCCGTCCCCACAAAGGGCAGCGCGAGACCGCACGGGTCATCCGCACGCTGCTCGAAGGCAGCGAACTGATTGCCCGACCGAAGAAGCATGTGCAGGATCCCTATTCGTTCCGCTGCATCCCGCAGGTGCACGGCGCCTCGAAGGATACGATCGACTACGTGGCCGGGGTCCTCGAAACCGAAATCAACTCCCCGACGGACAACCCCACGGTCTTTCCCGAAGAGGATATGGTCGTCTCGGCCGGGAATTTCCACGGCCAGCCCATTGCCCTGGCGATGGATTTCCTGGCCATCGCGCTGGCCGAGCTGGGCAACATCTCCGAGCGGCGGACTTACCAGCTGATCTCCGGAGCCCGCGAGCTCCCGAAATTCCTCGTCGCCAATCCCGGGCTGAACAGCGGCTTCATGATCCCGCAGTACACCGCGGCGTCGATCGTCAGCCAGACCAAGGGGTTGTGTATGCCCGCGTCGGTCGACTCGATCCCCTCGTCGCAGGGGCAGGAGGATCATGTCAGCATGGGCTCCAACGCCGCCACGAAGCTCTGGCGCGTGGTCGGCAACACGGAGCGCGTCCTGGCCATCGAACTCTTCAACGCCGCACAGGCCCTCGAATTCCGCCGCCCGGCCCGCACGTCGCCCGTTCTGGAGCGTCTGGTCGCCGAGTACCGCAGGCGGGTCCCCTTTATCGACAACGACCAGGTGATGTATCCCCACATCGCCGCGTCGGTCGAATTTCTGCGTGAACAACGATGA
- the nspC gene encoding carboxynorspermidine decarboxylase produces MIDFLKLPSPCYVLDEELLDRNLAVIDRVRRESGAEIIVALKACAMWSIFPELAAHADGATASSAAEARLVLEEFGSPAHTYAPVYTDRNIDEILRCSSHITFNSLTQYERFGQRALINGLSCGLRINPEYSPVETDLYNPCVTGSRLGVTAEQLAACGGLPEGIEGLHFHVLCESRPEHLRRALEAVEQRFGACLDRVKWLNMGGGHLMTHADYDCDELIALLRAFKTRHPHLRLILEPGSAFTWRTGYLVSTVEDVVVNGGVRTAMLDVSFACHMPDCLEMPYKPAIIGAHEPADGEPRWRMGGTSCLAGDFYGDWAFDHELQVGERIVFEDMIHYTMVKTTMFNGVQHPSIVIVRRDGRVEIVREFGYEDFKTRMS; encoded by the coding sequence ATGATTGACTTTCTGAAACTGCCGTCTCCGTGCTACGTGCTCGACGAGGAGCTGCTGGACCGGAACCTTGCGGTGATCGACCGCGTGCGCCGCGAATCGGGCGCGGAGATCATCGTCGCCTTGAAGGCCTGCGCCATGTGGAGCATCTTCCCGGAGCTGGCGGCCCATGCCGACGGCGCGACGGCCAGTTCGGCGGCCGAAGCGCGGCTCGTACTGGAGGAGTTCGGCAGCCCGGCGCACACCTACGCTCCCGTCTATACGGATCGCAACATCGACGAAATCCTGCGCTGCAGCAGCCACATCACCTTCAACTCCCTCACGCAGTACGAACGTTTCGGACAGCGGGCCCTGATCAACGGGCTCTCGTGCGGCCTGCGCATCAACCCCGAGTATTCGCCCGTGGAGACCGACCTCTACAACCCCTGTGTGACGGGTTCGCGGCTGGGCGTCACGGCCGAACAGCTGGCCGCCTGCGGGGGCCTTCCCGAGGGGATCGAGGGGCTTCACTTCCACGTGCTGTGCGAATCGCGCCCCGAGCACCTGCGGCGGGCGCTGGAGGCCGTCGAGCAGCGCTTCGGCGCGTGCCTCGATCGCGTGAAGTGGCTCAACATGGGCGGCGGGCACCTGATGACCCACGCCGACTACGACTGCGACGAACTGATCGCCCTGCTGCGTGCGTTCAAGACCCGTCACCCGCACCTGCGACTGATCCTCGAACCCGGAAGCGCCTTTACGTGGCGGACGGGCTACCTGGTCTCGACGGTGGAGGATGTGGTCGTCAACGGCGGCGTGCGCACGGCGATGCTCGACGTATCGTTCGCCTGTCACATGCCCGACTGCCTCGAAATGCCCTACAAACCGGCCATCATCGGGGCGCATGAACCCGCCGACGGAGAGCCGCGCTGGCGGATGGGCGGCACGAGCTGCCTGGCCGGGGATTTCTACGGCGACTGGGCATTCGACCACGAACTGCAGGTCGGCGAGCGCATCGTCTTCGAGGACATGATCCACTACACGATGGTCAAGACGACGATGTTCAACGGCGTGCAGCACCCGTCGATCGTCATCGTGCGGCGCGACGGCCGTGTGGAGATCGTCCGCGAATTCGGCTACGAGGATTTCAAGACGCGGATGTCCTGA
- a CDS encoding urocanate hydratase, giving the protein MTREEFQNDIRAGIPDRLPAAKPYDKQINHAPKRKEILSDEEKVLALKNALRYFPAKHHAVLAREFAEELRRYGRIYMYRLRPDYEMYARPIDEYPARCRQAAAIMLMIQNNLDPRVAQHPHELITYGGNGAVFQNWAQYRLTMKYLSEMTDRQTLVMYSGHPLGLFPSHPWAPRVVVTNGMVIPNYSKPDDWERMNALGVSQYGQMTAGSYMYIGPQGIVHGTTITVMNAARKRFAPGQTDARGMLFVSSGLGGMSGAQPKAGNISGMVSVIAEVNPKAAQKRYEQGWVDELHEALDELIPRIRQAVKEKEVVSLAYVGNVVDLWERLAAEQIPVDLGSDQTSLHNPWSGGYYPVGLSYEASNKMMAEEPVRFRECVQESLRRQVDAINKLAARGMYFFDYGNAFLLEASRAGAAVMGREGRFRYPSYVEDIMGPMFFDYGFGPFRWVCTSGREEDLATTDALAAEVLEEIRKDAPEDIRGQLDDNIHWIREAGRNHLVVGSQARILYADCEGRTKIALAFNRAVADGRLSAPVVLGRDHHDVSGTDSPYRETANIYDGSNRTADMAVQNVIGDSFRGATWVSIHNGGGVGWGEVINGGFGMVVDGTEESEQRIRGMLFWDVNNGIARRSWARNDGARASILREMERTPELRVTMPHSADDELVRNALNKKG; this is encoded by the coding sequence ATGACAAGGGAAGAGTTCCAGAACGATATTCGCGCGGGAATCCCGGACCGGCTGCCCGCCGCGAAACCTTACGACAAACAGATCAACCACGCCCCGAAGCGCAAGGAGATCCTCTCGGACGAGGAGAAGGTCCTCGCGCTGAAGAACGCCCTGCGTTACTTCCCGGCCAAACACCACGCCGTGCTGGCCCGGGAGTTTGCCGAGGAGCTGCGCCGGTACGGCCGGATCTACATGTACCGCCTGCGACCCGACTACGAGATGTATGCGCGTCCGATCGACGAGTATCCGGCACGGTGCCGTCAGGCCGCAGCCATCATGCTGATGATCCAGAACAACCTCGACCCGCGCGTGGCGCAGCATCCCCACGAACTGATCACCTACGGCGGAAACGGTGCCGTGTTCCAGAACTGGGCGCAGTACCGGCTGACGATGAAATACCTCTCCGAGATGACCGACCGGCAGACGCTGGTCATGTATTCGGGTCATCCGCTGGGTTTGTTCCCTTCGCATCCGTGGGCGCCGCGCGTTGTGGTGACCAACGGCATGGTGATCCCCAACTACTCGAAACCCGATGACTGGGAGCGCATGAACGCCCTGGGGGTCTCGCAGTACGGGCAGATGACCGCCGGGTCGTACATGTACATCGGCCCGCAGGGCATCGTCCACGGCACGACCATTACGGTGATGAACGCCGCGCGCAAGCGTTTCGCCCCGGGGCAGACCGATGCCCGGGGGATGCTGTTCGTCTCGTCGGGACTCGGCGGCATGTCGGGAGCCCAGCCCAAGGCGGGCAACATCTCGGGTATGGTCTCGGTCATCGCCGAGGTCAACCCCAAGGCCGCGCAGAAGCGTTACGAGCAGGGATGGGTCGACGAACTGCATGAAGCACTGGATGAACTGATACCGCGTATCAGACAGGCCGTCAAGGAGAAAGAGGTCGTCTCACTGGCCTACGTGGGCAACGTTGTCGACCTCTGGGAGCGTCTTGCCGCCGAGCAGATCCCGGTCGACCTGGGGTCGGACCAGACCTCGCTGCACAACCCCTGGTCCGGCGGCTACTATCCCGTCGGGCTGAGTTACGAAGCCTCGAACAAGATGATGGCCGAGGAGCCGGTGCGTTTCCGCGAATGTGTGCAGGAGTCGCTGCGCCGTCAGGTCGACGCCATCAACAAACTCGCCGCGCGCGGCATGTACTTCTTCGATTACGGCAACGCCTTTCTGCTCGAAGCCTCGCGCGCCGGGGCTGCCGTCATGGGGCGTGAGGGGCGTTTCCGCTATCCCTCCTATGTCGAGGACATCATGGGACCGATGTTCTTCGACTACGGCTTCGGGCCCTTCCGCTGGGTCTGCACCTCGGGCCGCGAAGAGGACCTCGCCACGACCGACGCGCTGGCCGCCGAGGTGCTCGAAGAGATCCGCAAGGATGCTCCGGAGGACATCCGCGGGCAGCTGGACGACAATATCCACTGGATCCGCGAGGCCGGGCGCAACCACCTGGTCGTCGGTTCGCAGGCCCGGATCCTCTACGCCGACTGCGAGGGGCGCACGAAGATCGCGCTGGCCTTCAACCGCGCCGTGGCCGACGGACGTTTGTCGGCTCCCGTGGTGCTGGGGCGCGACCACCATGACGTCTCGGGAACCGACTCGCCCTACCGCGAGACGGCCAACATCTACGACGGTTCGAACCGCACGGCCGACATGGCCGTGCAGAACGTCATCGGCGATTCGTTTCGCGGCGCCACATGGGTCTCGATCCACAACGGCGGCGGCGTCGGCTGGGGCGAGGTGATCAACGGCGGCTTCGGCATGGTGGTCGACGGCACGGAGGAGTCCGAGCAGCGGATCCGCGGGATGCTCTTCTGGGACGTCAACAACGGCATTGCCCGCCGCAGTTGGGCCCGCAACGACGGAGCCCGTGCCTCCATTCTCCGCGAGATGGAGCGCACTCCCGAACTGCGGGTGACGATGCCCCATTCGGCCGATGATGAACTGGTGCGCAACGCATTGAACAAAAAAGGGTAA
- a CDS encoding TonB-dependent receptor domain-containing protein — MEHIQAQMLPAGMRWRRWNRKGWSAFASLNRSVSIGVLAVGMSILLLATPSALAQTSDTTAVLKTLRIREVGVTGSQTAPTRNAQSHTPLFDRKAQAAAPVQTLESALRLTPSVDIRERGGRGAQADIYIRGGSSDQTMILLNGIDFTDARTGHQSHALPVDLDCISSVELIDGVPGVGAYAGAVNIRTAPLRPTYIRFEGSGGQYGYGYGNLSGAVTSGRFSVLGAASYRRSDGYRHNTDFTNWNTFVRATYDGRRAGFFDFQAGWQDRDFGSNGFYAAYNPDQWEHTATALTSLRWTKRVGRFSLGAAVSYRLNFDRYDWTRGTALNRHRTDNAGAKVWADCNWRWGTTTVGGDWAFNHIYSTNLGEPLAVPEGHYTRAKARHTGNVWLRHARSWRRFDLALSGGVSLTPYGTSALWSASAGYAPTDGLRIEAGAWQSMRLPTFTDLYYSSPAQINNLDLTPERAVTYRIGMSYMKRCWNLSGQLYYRLGRDIIDWVWYEDSDESPAAWRGKWHSEQSSRLNTLGVEISGGYAVTEGFLRRVTLSYGYITNDRRSDLIARSAMDFMRHKAALSVGVHFLRRLSLTLTGSVYDRNGSYTAYPVTGNSSITEVRDYKPYFLLDGRLAWEKGWCRLYVDVANLTDTRYCDIGGIPLPGIWCTGGVVLTFGS, encoded by the coding sequence ATGGAACACATCCAGGCACAGATGCTCCCCGCGGGGATGCGCTGGCGGCGTTGGAACCGCAAGGGCTGGTCGGCCTTTGCGAGTCTGAACCGGAGCGTGTCAATCGGGGTGCTCGCTGTGGGGATGTCGATCCTGCTGCTTGCGACGCCGAGTGCGTTGGCGCAGACCTCCGACACGACCGCGGTCCTGAAGACCCTTCGGATCCGGGAAGTGGGGGTCACGGGGAGCCAGACGGCCCCCACGCGCAACGCCCAGTCGCACACTCCGCTTTTCGACCGGAAAGCCCAGGCCGCGGCGCCTGTCCAGACGCTGGAATCCGCCCTGCGCCTCACGCCTTCGGTCGACATCCGCGAACGCGGGGGGAGGGGAGCGCAGGCCGACATCTACATCCGCGGCGGATCATCCGACCAAACCATGATTCTGCTCAACGGCATCGACTTCACGGATGCCCGCACGGGACACCAGTCCCATGCGCTGCCGGTCGATCTCGACTGCATCTCTTCCGTCGAGCTCATCGACGGAGTTCCGGGCGTGGGGGCCTACGCCGGGGCGGTGAACATCCGCACGGCGCCCCTGCGCCCGACCTATATCCGCTTCGAGGGCTCGGGCGGCCAGTACGGCTACGGCTACGGCAATCTCTCGGGTGCCGTGACGTCGGGACGTTTTTCGGTGCTGGGCGCGGCGTCGTACCGCCGCAGCGACGGCTACCGCCACAACACCGACTTCACGAACTGGAATACCTTTGTCCGGGCGACTTACGACGGCCGCCGGGCGGGCTTCTTCGATTTCCAGGCCGGGTGGCAGGACCGCGATTTCGGCTCGAACGGCTTCTATGCGGCCTACAACCCCGACCAGTGGGAGCATACGGCTACGGCCTTGACTTCGCTGCGGTGGACGAAGCGTGTGGGGCGCTTCTCGCTGGGAGCGGCGGTGAGCTACCGACTGAATTTCGACCGCTACGACTGGACGCGCGGCACGGCACTCAACCGCCACCGGACGGACAATGCCGGGGCAAAGGTGTGGGCCGACTGCAACTGGCGGTGGGGCACGACGACCGTGGGCGGCGACTGGGCCTTCAACCACATCTACAGCACGAACCTCGGCGAACCGCTCGCTGTTCCCGAGGGACACTACACCCGCGCCAAGGCGCGTCATACGGGGAACGTGTGGCTGCGGCACGCGCGGAGCTGGCGGCGTTTCGACCTTGCCCTGTCGGGCGGTGTGAGCCTGACGCCCTACGGAACATCGGCGCTGTGGAGTGCTTCGGCGGGCTATGCGCCGACGGACGGGCTGCGGATCGAGGCCGGGGCGTGGCAGTCGATGCGGCTGCCGACCTTCACCGATCTCTACTACAGCTCCCCGGCACAGATCAACAACTTGGACCTGACACCGGAACGCGCTGTCACATACCGCATCGGCATGAGTTATATGAAGCGTTGCTGGAACCTGTCGGGACAGCTCTACTACCGCCTCGGGCGCGACATCATCGACTGGGTCTGGTACGAGGATTCGGACGAGAGCCCTGCCGCCTGGCGCGGGAAGTGGCACTCCGAGCAGTCGAGCCGTCTCAACACCTTAGGGGTCGAGATTTCGGGCGGTTACGCCGTCACGGAAGGGTTCCTGCGGCGCGTGACGCTCTCCTACGGCTACATCACCAACGACCGCCGCTCGGACCTCATCGCCAGGAGCGCCATGGACTTCATGCGCCACAAGGCGGCCCTGTCCGTCGGTGTGCATTTCCTGCGGCGGCTGTCGCTGACGCTGACCGGCTCGGTTTACGACCGCAACGGCAGCTACACGGCCTATCCCGTCACGGGGAACTCGTCGATCACCGAGGTGCGTGATTATAAACCCTATTTCCTGCTGGACGGACGTCTTGCGTGGGAGAAGGGGTGGTGCCGCCTCTATGTCGACGTTGCGAACCTCACCGATACCCGTTATTGCGACATCGGGGGCATCCCGCTGCCGGGCATCTGGTGCACGGGGGGCGTGGTGCTGACCTTCGGCTCGTGA
- the ftcD gene encoding glutamate formimidoyltransferase — MRKRIVECVPNFSEGRDKEVIRQIVAAIESSGGVKVLDVDPGEATNRTVVTFVGDPESVVGAAFAGVKRAAELIDMRRHKGAHPRMGATDVLPLIPIAGITLEECAALARDLAKRIADELLIPTYCYEAAAFRPERKNLAVCRAGEYEALPEKLAHAETAPDFGARPCDEGVARTGATTVGARDFLIAVNFNLNTTSTRRANAIAFDVREKGRPVREGNPITGKVVKDTAGNPVMQPGTLKATKAIGWFIEEYGIAQVSMNITDISVTPLHVAFDEVCRRADARGVRVTGTEIVGLVPKRALVEAGKYFLRKQHRSVGISEEEIVRLAVKSMGLDDLKPFKPEEKVIEYLLEAQVEKKRLIDMTCKGFAEETASESPAPGGGSISAYMGALGAALGTMVANLSSHKAGWDDRWEEFSDWAEKGQTVMQELLHLVDEDTAAFNRIMAVFAMPKSTDEERAARSAALQEATLYATEVPLRTMRAALSVFPIVRAMAEEGNPNSVSDAGVGALAARSALFGARLNVRINAAGLKDRAKADALVADADALAAEAERLEREILEIVERKIG; from the coding sequence ATGCGGAAACGTATCGTGGAGTGCGTGCCCAATTTCAGCGAGGGACGCGACAAGGAGGTGATCCGGCAGATCGTGGCGGCCATCGAGTCGTCGGGAGGTGTGAAGGTGCTCGACGTGGATCCGGGCGAGGCGACCAACCGCACGGTCGTAACCTTTGTCGGCGACCCCGAATCGGTTGTCGGAGCGGCTTTTGCCGGCGTGAAGCGGGCCGCGGAGCTGATCGACATGCGCCGCCACAAGGGGGCGCACCCGCGGATGGGCGCCACGGACGTCCTGCCGCTGATCCCGATTGCGGGAATCACCCTGGAAGAGTGTGCGGCACTGGCCCGCGACCTGGCGAAACGCATTGCCGATGAACTGCTCATCCCGACCTACTGCTACGAGGCGGCGGCCTTCCGCCCCGAACGGAAGAACCTGGCGGTCTGCCGCGCCGGCGAGTATGAGGCGCTGCCCGAGAAGTTGGCCCATGCGGAGACGGCCCCCGATTTCGGGGCGCGGCCCTGCGACGAAGGGGTGGCCCGCACGGGCGCCACGACCGTCGGGGCGCGGGATTTCCTGATAGCCGTGAACTTCAACCTCAATACGACCTCCACGCGGCGGGCCAACGCCATTGCGTTCGATGTGCGTGAGAAGGGGCGCCCGGTGCGTGAGGGGAATCCCATCACGGGCAAGGTGGTGAAGGATACCGCGGGCAATCCCGTGATGCAGCCCGGCACCCTGAAGGCTACGAAGGCGATCGGATGGTTCATCGAGGAGTACGGCATCGCGCAGGTCTCGATGAACATCACGGACATTTCGGTCACGCCGCTGCACGTGGCTTTCGACGAGGTGTGCCGTCGGGCCGATGCACGGGGCGTGCGCGTCACGGGTACGGAGATCGTGGGACTGGTCCCGAAACGGGCGCTGGTCGAGGCCGGGAAATACTTCCTGCGCAAGCAGCACCGCTCGGTGGGGATCTCCGAGGAGGAGATCGTGCGGCTGGCCGTGAAGTCGATGGGCCTGGACGATCTGAAACCCTTCAAACCCGAGGAGAAGGTGATCGAATACCTGCTTGAAGCGCAGGTTGAGAAGAAGCGGCTGATCGACATGACCTGCAAGGGGTTTGCCGAGGAGACCGCAAGCGAATCCCCGGCTCCGGGCGGCGGGTCGATTTCGGCCTACATGGGGGCGCTGGGCGCCGCGCTCGGGACGATGGTGGCGAACCTCTCCTCGCACAAGGCGGGGTGGGACGACCGCTGGGAGGAGTTTTCCGACTGGGCCGAGAAGGGGCAGACGGTGATGCAGGAGCTGCTGCACCTCGTGGATGAGGATACCGCGGCCTTCAACCGCATCATGGCGGTCTTCGCCATGCCGAAGTCGACCGATGAGGAGCGGGCGGCCCGGAGTGCCGCGCTGCAGGAGGCGACGCTCTATGCCACGGAGGTGCCGCTGCGCACGATGCGGGCGGCGCTGTCGGTCTTCCCGATCGTTCGGGCGATGGCCGAAGAGGGGAACCCCAATTCGGTGTCGGACGCCGGGGTCGGGGCGCTGGCGGCCCGGAGCGCGCTCTTCGGGGCGCGGCTGAACGTCAGGATCAACGCCGCCGGGTTGAAAGACCGTGCAAAGGCCGACGCGCTGGTGGCCGATGCCGATGCCCTGGCCGCCGAAGCCGAACGGCTCGAAAGGGAGATCCTGGAGATCGTCGAACGGAAAATAGGGTAG
- a CDS encoding cysteate synthase — translation MEKFEPTAYTLECVATGREFEDTGWMLSDSQCKEPSLIRARYAKKQIEVKPAEWGLYRFADWMPVRRMLKGSSAPVTYRSKGLAERLGLENLWITFNGYYPAIGATMTTCSFKETEAYSVCGRAAADEDRVLVVASAGNTARAFAKVCSDNGIKLLLSVPYDNIDALWFEKPLNPCVKLISCAAGGDYFDAIHLSDLALKGKGFYAEGGAKNIARRDGMACTVLSAVTTIGRIPDYYFQAVGSGTGAIAAWEANMRLIEDGRFGKNLMKLMVSQNAPFVPMYDAWQASSRAMLPYDSDKARRDAEIIDAKVLSNRKPPYSLAGGLYDALKATGGEVFAVTNAMARKARKLFKELEGVDIYSAAGVALASLINAVNAGKIARDATVMLNITGGGEEHFKEAKELWYLKPSLVFPLDPDTDEVVSKVEALFAE, via the coding sequence ATGGAAAAATTCGAACCTACCGCTTATACGCTCGAATGCGTGGCCACGGGCCGCGAGTTCGAGGATACGGGCTGGATGCTCTCCGACTCGCAGTGCAAGGAGCCGTCGCTGATCCGCGCACGGTATGCCAAGAAGCAGATCGAGGTGAAGCCCGCCGAATGGGGGCTCTACCGCTTTGCGGACTGGATGCCGGTGCGCCGGATGCTGAAAGGCTCGTCGGCCCCGGTTACCTATCGCAGCAAGGGCCTTGCCGAGCGCCTCGGACTGGAAAACCTCTGGATCACGTTCAACGGCTATTATCCGGCCATCGGCGCGACGATGACGACCTGCTCGTTCAAGGAGACCGAAGCCTATTCGGTGTGCGGACGCGCGGCGGCCGACGAGGATCGGGTGCTGGTGGTGGCTTCGGCCGGGAATACGGCGCGGGCCTTCGCCAAGGTTTGCTCCGACAATGGCATCAAGCTGCTGCTGTCGGTGCCGTATGACAACATCGACGCACTGTGGTTCGAGAAGCCGCTGAATCCCTGCGTGAAGCTGATCTCGTGCGCCGCGGGCGGCGACTATTTCGATGCTATCCACCTGAGCGATCTGGCGCTCAAGGGCAAGGGCTTCTACGCCGAGGGCGGTGCGAAGAACATCGCGCGCCGCGACGGCATGGCCTGTACGGTGCTGTCGGCCGTAACGACCATCGGCCGCATCCCGGACTACTATTTCCAGGCCGTCGGCAGCGGTACGGGCGCCATTGCGGCGTGGGAGGCCAATATGCGCCTGATCGAGGACGGGCGTTTCGGCAAGAACCTCATGAAGCTGATGGTTTCGCAGAATGCGCCGTTTGTTCCGATGTACGATGCCTGGCAGGCGTCGTCGCGGGCCATGCTGCCCTACGACAGCGACAAGGCACGGCGCGATGCGGAGATCATCGACGCCAAGGTGCTCTCGAACCGCAAGCCGCCTTACAGCCTGGCGGGCGGTCTGTACGATGCACTGAAGGCCACCGGCGGGGAGGTGTTCGCCGTGACGAACGCCATGGCGCGCAAGGCCCGCAAGCTCTTCAAGGAGCTGGAGGGTGTGGATATCTACTCGGCTGCGGGTGTGGCGCTGGCCTCGCTCATCAACGCGGTGAATGCCGGGAAGATCGCCAGGGACGCCACGGTAATGCTGAACATCACGGGCGGCGGTGAAGAGCACTTCAAGGAGGCTAAGGAGCTCTGGTACCTGAAGCCGAGCCTGGTTTTCCCGCTGGATCCCGACACCGACGAGGTGGTCTCGAAGGTCGAGGCGCTGTTTGCCGAGTAA
- the hutI gene encoding imidazolonepropionase — translation MKRLLVKNIGRIVGIQPVGRQRICGAEMDRLETLDDAWLLADGERIAAFGRMESLDGVTADEVVDAGGGMLFPSFCDSHTHLVYAGSREQEFLDKIHGLSYEEIARRGGGILNSADRLHETSEEELYRQAMERVREIIAMGTGCVEIKSGYGLSTEDELKMLRVVRRIRQTAPLEVRATFLGAHAVARAYRGRQAEYVDLVCREMIPAVVREGLADFVDVFCDEGFFTVDETRRILDVGRQYGLRAKIHADELAVSGGVEVGVACGALSVDHLERAGEAQIEALRGSETMPTLLPGAAFFLGMSYPPARAMIRAGLPVALASDYNPGSSPSGNMRMVVSLASIRMKMTPAEAIHAATLNGACAMGLSADFGSITSGKAANFFITKPMPSVEFFSYAYQTPVIRRVFLQGRPIITLPDPMA, via the coding sequence ATGAAACGGCTGCTGGTTAAAAACATCGGCCGCATCGTCGGCATTCAGCCCGTCGGGCGGCAGCGCATTTGCGGCGCGGAGATGGACCGTCTGGAGACGCTCGACGACGCCTGGCTGCTCGCCGACGGCGAACGGATCGCCGCATTCGGGCGCATGGAGTCGCTCGACGGCGTGACGGCCGACGAGGTGGTCGATGCCGGAGGCGGGATGCTCTTCCCGTCGTTCTGCGATTCGCACACCCACCTGGTCTATGCCGGGAGCCGCGAGCAGGAGTTTTTGGACAAGATTCACGGGCTCTCCTACGAGGAGATCGCCCGTCGTGGCGGCGGGATTTTGAACTCCGCCGACCGGCTGCACGAAACCTCCGAGGAGGAGCTCTACCGCCAGGCCATGGAGCGCGTCCGCGAGATCATCGCAATGGGAACCGGCTGTGTCGAGATCAAGAGCGGTTACGGACTTTCGACCGAGGACGAACTGAAGATGCTGCGCGTGGTCCGCCGCATCCGGCAGACCGCACCGCTGGAGGTGCGTGCCACCTTCCTCGGCGCCCATGCCGTTGCGCGGGCCTATCGCGGACGGCAGGCGGAATATGTCGATCTGGTCTGCCGCGAGATGATCCCCGCCGTGGTCCGCGAAGGGTTGGCCGATTTCGTCGACGTCTTTTGCGACGAGGGGTTCTTCACCGTTGACGAGACGCGCCGCATCCTCGATGTGGGGCGGCAGTATGGTCTGCGGGCCAAGATTCACGCCGATGAACTGGCGGTTTCGGGAGGTGTGGAGGTCGGCGTCGCGTGCGGGGCCCTTTCGGTCGACCATCTCGAACGCGCCGGAGAGGCCCAGATCGAGGCGCTGCGCGGTTCGGAGACGATGCCCACGCTGCTGCCCGGTGCCGCCTTCTTCCTCGGGATGAGTTATCCCCCGGCCCGGGCGATGATCCGCGCGGGGCTGCCCGTGGCGCTGGCTTCGGACTACAATCCCGGCTCGTCGCCCTCGGGGAACATGCGCATGGTCGTCTCCCTGGCCTCCATCCGCATGAAGATGACCCCCGCCGAGGCCATCCATGCCGCCACGCTCAACGGCGCCTGTGCCATGGGGTTGAGTGCCGATTTCGGAAGCATTACTTCCGGTAAGGCAGCCAACTTCTTCATTACGAAGCCTATGCCTTCCGTCGAGTTCTTCTCCTATGCTTATCAGACGCCCGTTATCCGCAGGGTATTCCTGCAAGGGCGTCCGATAATAACGCTTCCTGACCCGATGGCGTGA